A region of Streptomyces cinnamoneus DNA encodes the following proteins:
- the mqnP gene encoding menaquinone biosynthesis prenyltransferase MqnP has protein sequence MTSAAEGVLSPGPAPSSGKVKAFLRMVLIEHSVFALPFAYIAALTAMFQLDGNIHWIRLLLVTVAMVGLRTFAMACNRIIDREIDARNPRTAGRELVTGAVSVRSAWTGAGVAVFFFLGAAALLNPLCLALAPIAVVPMVVYPYGKRFTNFPHAILGLAQAMGPVGAWLAVTGEWSWDAVILGLAVGVWIGGFDLIFACQDVAADRAHGVKSTPARFGVPAALYGSRACHAVTTGLLVWYALAAHAGVFFWTGLVVVAGAFLYEHSIVKPRDLSRLNRAFFTVNGFIGIALFVCALLDLLVRGLTV, from the coding sequence GTGACCTCCGCCGCCGAGGGCGTACTGAGCCCCGGGCCCGCGCCGTCCAGCGGCAAGGTCAAGGCGTTCTTGAGGATGGTGCTCATCGAGCACTCCGTCTTCGCTCTGCCCTTCGCCTACATCGCGGCCCTGACCGCCATGTTCCAGCTGGACGGGAACATCCACTGGATCAGGCTGCTGCTCGTCACCGTCGCCATGGTCGGCCTGCGCACCTTCGCCATGGCCTGCAACCGCATCATCGACCGCGAGATCGACGCCCGCAATCCGCGCACCGCGGGCCGCGAGCTGGTCACCGGCGCGGTCTCGGTGCGGTCGGCGTGGACCGGGGCCGGGGTGGCCGTCTTCTTCTTCCTCGGTGCGGCCGCGCTGCTCAACCCGCTGTGCCTGGCGCTCGCGCCGATCGCCGTCGTCCCGATGGTGGTCTATCCGTACGGGAAGCGCTTCACCAACTTCCCGCACGCGATCCTGGGCCTGGCCCAGGCGATGGGCCCGGTGGGCGCGTGGCTCGCGGTGACGGGGGAGTGGTCGTGGGACGCGGTGATCCTCGGTCTCGCGGTCGGCGTCTGGATCGGCGGCTTCGACCTGATCTTCGCCTGCCAGGACGTGGCCGCCGACCGTGCCCACGGGGTGAAGTCGACCCCGGCGCGCTTCGGCGTTCCGGCGGCGCTGTACGGCTCGCGCGCGTGCCACGCCGTCACCACCGGTCTGCTGGTCTGGTACGCCCTGGCCGCGCATGCCGGGGTTTTCTTCTGGACGGGTCTGGTGGTGGTCGCCGGTGCGTTCCTTTACGAGCATTCGATCGTCAAGCCGCGTGATCTTTCGCGCTTGAACCGGGCGTTTTTCACCGTGAATGGTTTTATCGGAATCGCGCTTTTCGTGTGCGCGTTGCTCGACCTTCTGGTGCGCGGGCTGACGGTCTGA
- a CDS encoding menaquinone biosynthesis decarboxylase: protein MAYDDLRSFLRALERDGDLKRIKAEVDPYLEIGEIVDRVNKAGGPALLFENVKGAAMPLAMNVFGTDRRLLKALGLGSYDEISEKIGGLLKPELPQGFVGVREAFGKLGAMAHVPPKKVKSGDAPVQEVVLTGDDVDLEQLPALFTWPEDGGSFFNLGLTHTKHPETGVRNLGLYRLQRHDKRTIGMHWQIHKDSRNHYQVAAKRGERLPVAIAFGCPPAVTYASTAPLPGDIDEYLFAGFIQGKRIEMVDCKTVPLQVPANAEVVVEGWLEPGEMLPEGPFGDHTGFYTPQEPFPALKIDCVTMRRRPLLQSIVVGRPPTEDGPLGRATERFFLPLLKIIVPDIVDYHLPESGGFHNCAIVSIDKKYPKHAQKVMHAIWGAHMMSLTKLIVVVDADCDVHNLHEVSWRALGNVDYARDLTVVEGPVDHLDHASYQQFWGGKAGIDATAKWPEEGYTRDGGWPHMVESDPEVADRVTKRWKEYGL, encoded by the coding sequence ATGGCTTATGACGATCTTCGCTCTTTCCTCCGGGCTCTGGAGCGCGACGGCGATCTCAAGCGCATCAAGGCCGAAGTCGACCCGTACCTGGAAATCGGGGAGATCGTCGACAGGGTGAACAAGGCGGGCGGTCCCGCGCTGCTCTTCGAGAACGTCAAGGGCGCGGCCATGCCGCTCGCCATGAACGTCTTCGGCACCGACCGCCGGCTCCTCAAGGCGCTCGGGCTGGGGTCGTACGACGAGATCAGCGAGAAGATCGGCGGACTGCTCAAGCCGGAGCTGCCCCAGGGCTTCGTCGGGGTCAGGGAGGCCTTCGGCAAGCTGGGCGCGATGGCGCACGTACCGCCGAAGAAGGTGAAGTCCGGCGACGCGCCGGTCCAGGAGGTCGTCCTCACCGGGGACGACGTGGACCTGGAGCAGCTGCCGGCGCTCTTCACCTGGCCCGAGGACGGCGGCTCCTTCTTCAACCTCGGTCTCACGCACACCAAGCACCCCGAGACCGGCGTCCGCAACCTCGGCCTGTACCGCCTCCAGCGCCACGACAAGCGCACCATCGGCATGCACTGGCAGATCCACAAGGACAGCCGCAACCACTACCAGGTCGCCGCCAAGCGCGGCGAGCGGCTGCCGGTCGCCATCGCCTTCGGCTGCCCGCCGGCCGTGACGTACGCCTCCACCGCGCCGCTGCCCGGCGACATCGACGAGTACCTCTTCGCCGGCTTCATCCAGGGCAAGCGCATCGAGATGGTCGACTGCAAGACCGTCCCGCTCCAGGTCCCGGCCAACGCCGAGGTCGTCGTCGAGGGCTGGCTGGAACCCGGCGAGATGCTGCCCGAGGGGCCCTTCGGCGACCACACCGGCTTCTACACCCCGCAGGAGCCGTTCCCGGCGCTGAAGATCGACTGTGTGACGATGCGCAGGCGTCCGCTGCTCCAGTCGATCGTCGTGGGCCGGCCGCCGACGGAGGACGGTCCGCTGGGCCGCGCCACCGAGCGGTTCTTCCTGCCCCTGCTGAAGATCATCGTGCCGGACATCGTGGACTACCACCTGCCGGAGTCCGGCGGCTTCCACAACTGCGCGATCGTCTCGATCGACAAGAAGTACCCCAAGCACGCCCAGAAGGTCATGCACGCGATCTGGGGCGCGCACATGATGTCGCTGACCAAGCTGATCGTCGTCGTGGACGCCGACTGCGACGTGCACAACCTGCACGAGGTGTCCTGGAGGGCCCTCGGCAACGTCGACTACGCCCGCGACCTGACCGTCGTCGAAGGCCCGGTCGACCACCTCGACCACGCCTCGTACCAGCAGTTCTGGGGCGGCAAGGCGGGCATCGACGCCACCGCGAAGTGGCCCGAGGAGGGCTACACCCGCGACGGCGGCTGGCCGCACATGGTCGAGTCGGACCCCGAGGTCGCCGACCGGGTGACCAAGCGCTGGAAGGAGTACGGGCTGTGA
- a CDS encoding PLDc N-terminal domain-containing protein encodes MLRYLPFLLILALWIYAFVDCLNTPEDEVRGLPKLAWVFVILLFGEVLVGPVAWIMAGRPRAAAGPRSYGRRGADKERRWVAPDDNPEFLRSLKPDDKGDGGPAS; translated from the coding sequence ATGCTCAGGTATCTGCCGTTTCTGCTGATCCTGGCGTTGTGGATCTATGCCTTCGTGGACTGTCTGAACACTCCCGAGGACGAGGTGCGGGGCCTGCCGAAGCTGGCGTGGGTGTTCGTCATCCTGCTCTTCGGCGAGGTGCTGGTCGGCCCGGTGGCCTGGATCATGGCGGGCCGCCCGCGCGCGGCCGCGGGCCCCCGGTCGTACGGGCGCCGGGGCGCGGACAAGGAACGGCGCTGGGTGGCGCCGGACGACAATCCGGAGTTCCTCCGCTCGCTCAAGCCGGACGACAAGGGCGACGGCGGCCCGGCGAGCTGA